A region of Mammaliicoccus sp. Dog046 DNA encodes the following proteins:
- a CDS encoding NAD kinase, protein MRSNHHIYLFTSKDRDVLEICKKIQSEMEPHGFVFVSNYKEADIIASVGGDGSFLQACRKTNFNKDKIYIGIKTKLDQNYLYADFSVDAIKHLINSIDSNDVEVRKYPVLEVNLNDQMTYMCLNDFYIKSSVIKPMKMEIYIDDEYFEAFNGDGLLISTPTGSTGYNKSLDGAIIDPKIRSMQLTEIASLNNNNFRTVSSSIVLGDTRTLKITLDKEGNYYPIMGLDNEALSIQETDFITLNIKDKYIRTLKLPQNSFWSKVQRKFL, encoded by the coding sequence ATGCGTTCAAATCACCATATTTACCTTTTCACGTCAAAAGACCGGGATGTATTAGAGATATGCAAAAAAATACAAAGTGAAATGGAACCACATGGATTTGTATTTGTATCAAACTATAAAGAAGCAGATATCATTGCTTCAGTCGGAGGAGATGGCAGTTTCCTTCAAGCTTGTAGAAAGACCAATTTTAATAAAGATAAAATATACATTGGTATAAAAACAAAGTTAGATCAAAATTACTTATATGCCGATTTTAGTGTCGACGCGATTAAACATTTGATCAATTCTATTGATTCTAACGATGTTGAAGTAAGAAAGTACCCTGTACTAGAAGTAAACTTAAACGACCAAATGACATATATGTGTCTAAATGATTTTTATATTAAATCTAGTGTCATCAAACCAATGAAGATGGAAATCTATATTGACGATGAATATTTTGAAGCATTTAACGGAGATGGTTTACTAATTTCAACGCCAACGGGATCAACAGGTTATAATAAATCTTTAGATGGCGCCATCATTGACCCTAAAATTAGAAGCATGCAATTAACAGAGATTGCCTCATTAAATAACAATAATTTCAGAACAGTGAGTAGCTCAATCGTATTAGGTGATACACGTACACTTAAAATCACATTGGATAAAGAAGGTAATTATTATCCGATTATGGGCTTAGATAATGAAGCACTCAGCATTCAAGAAACAGACTTTATCACATTAAACATTAAAGACAAATATATACGTACGTTGAAACTACCTCAAAATTCATTTTGGAGTAAAGTACAAAGAAAGTTTTTATAA
- the sppA gene encoding signal peptide peptidase SppA: MSKRIIAIIIALVLVIGGVVVSTVGLMFDDSLKKSVTDTDGISESVQSGSDSNNKIVKLSVNGTIQDTGESDSLFSGGGYDHQAFLKQLDKIKKDSSVKGVLLEVNSPGGGTYESDEIHKKLEEIKAKDKKVYVQMKNMAASGGYYISTPADKIYAGSQTLTGSLGVIISSINYSELANDLGVKDESVTSGKHKQILNPMKDMSKEERNIMQSIIDDSYKQFVDVIKNGRHMSEADVKKLADGRIYSAQQAKANGLIDEIGYEDDAIKDLRNNIKAKNAQVVTYDTSGNFFNLPLAAKSKMSAMFGMNDLSKYESLVKANKSPQPMYLYGE, encoded by the coding sequence ATGTCAAAGCGAATCATAGCAATTATCATTGCTCTAGTGTTAGTAATTGGTGGTGTAGTTGTTAGTACAGTCGGCCTTATGTTTGATGATTCATTGAAAAAAAGCGTGACTGATACAGATGGAATTAGTGAATCTGTGCAATCCGGGTCTGATAGTAATAACAAAATTGTAAAACTATCTGTTAACGGCACAATTCAAGATACGGGAGAATCAGACTCATTATTTAGTGGTGGAGGATATGACCATCAAGCATTTCTGAAACAACTAGATAAAATCAAAAAAGATAGTAGCGTTAAAGGTGTGCTATTAGAAGTGAATTCACCAGGTGGCGGTACATATGAAAGTGACGAAATACATAAGAAATTAGAAGAAATTAAAGCTAAAGATAAAAAAGTGTATGTCCAAATGAAAAATATGGCCGCATCAGGTGGATATTATATTTCAACACCAGCGGATAAAATCTATGCGGGTTCACAAACTTTAACAGGTTCTTTAGGTGTTATTATTTCAAGCATTAATTATTCAGAGTTAGCGAATGATTTAGGTGTTAAAGATGAATCTGTAACTTCTGGTAAACATAAGCAAATCCTGAATCCAATGAAAGATATGTCTAAAGAAGAGCGCAATATTATGCAATCAATCATTGATGATAGTTACAAACAATTTGTAGATGTCATTAAAAATGGTAGACATATGTCAGAAGCAGACGTTAAGAAATTAGCAGATGGAAGAATTTATTCTGCACAACAAGCAAAAGCAAATGGTTTAATTGATGAAATCGGATATGAAGATGATGCAATTAAAGATTTAAGAAACAATATTAAAGCAAAAAATGCTCAGGTTGTTACTTATGATACATCAGGAAACTTCTTTAACTTACCACTTGCTGCAAAAAGTAAAATGTCAGCAATGTTTGGAATGAATGATTTGAGTAAATATGAATCATTAGTTAAAGCAAATAAATCGCCACAACCAATGTATTTGTATGGTGAATAA
- a CDS encoding RDD family protein has protein sequence MADMSFEQVATSREQSDVERIVNKHMSEIKSIVFAGFWIRLIAFVIDTLALAGFKAIILVPLFKLVPIQDKYVLTPYFSVENMLTAIIFYLYFVLMTYYFKATLGKMILGISVYREDARKLKFTDVLFREWIGRIISGALLGLPYIVVAFTKKHKGIHDYFGETVVLKNKYISLRNDFQKAFK, from the coding sequence ATGGCTGATATGAGTTTCGAACAAGTTGCTACTTCTCGAGAACAAAGTGATGTTGAACGAATTGTAAATAAACATATGTCTGAGATTAAATCTATTGTATTTGCTGGTTTTTGGATACGCCTTATCGCCTTTGTTATTGATACTTTGGCGCTTGCAGGTTTTAAAGCAATAATCTTAGTTCCATTATTTAAATTAGTACCAATACAAGATAAATATGTGTTAACGCCATATTTCAGTGTAGAAAACATGTTAACGGCAATCATTTTCTATTTATACTTTGTGCTTATGACTTATTATTTTAAAGCAACATTAGGGAAAATGATTCTCGGTATAAGTGTATATCGAGAAGATGCACGTAAGCTCAAGTTTACTGATGTACTATTTAGAGAGTGGATCGGCAGAATTATTTCTGGTGCATTACTTGGATTACCATACATTGTTGTTGCCTTTACTAAGAAGCATAAAGGCATCCATGATTACTTTGGTGAAACAGTTGTATTGAAAAATAAGTACATTTCTTTAAGAAATGACTTTCAAAAAGCGTTCAAATAA
- the tpx gene encoding thiol peroxidase — MAQVTFKNEPVTILGEEVKVGSIAPDFTVLANDLSQKTLKDYEGKKKLISAVPSLDTGVCSQQTRKFNEEAANEQDGVVLTISNDLPFAQKRWCAAEGLDNVITLSDHRDLSFGQNFGVVMEELRLLARSVFVLDKDNKIVYAEIVSEGTNHPDYDKALEAFKNLN; from the coding sequence ATGGCGCAAGTTACATTCAAGAATGAACCAGTTACAATTTTAGGTGAGGAAGTTAAAGTAGGTTCTATTGCACCTGATTTTACTGTGTTAGCAAACGATTTATCTCAAAAAACTTTAAAAGACTATGAAGGTAAAAAGAAACTTATTAGTGCCGTACCTTCTTTAGATACAGGCGTGTGTAGTCAACAAACACGTAAATTCAATGAAGAAGCAGCTAATGAACAAGATGGCGTTGTTTTAACAATTTCAAATGACTTACCATTCGCACAAAAAAGATGGTGTGCAGCTGAAGGCTTAGATAACGTAATTACATTAAGTGATCACCGTGATTTATCATTCGGTCAAAACTTTGGTGTAGTAATGGAAGAACTTCGTTTATTAGCACGTTCAGTATTTGTATTGGATAAAGATAATAAAATAGTTTATGCTGAAATCGTAAGTGAAGGAACAAATCATCCTGATTACGACAAAGCATTAGAAGCATTCAAAAATTTAAACTAA
- a CDS encoding class I SAM-dependent methyltransferase, with translation MTEEKNIMEILFEKLDVKSKDLHDENGQSYIENLGLAMEDIYINQRDLLEQSTLQERRKAFQFAYLSLLKEEVIQPNHQMTPDSIGFILSYLVDVFTKEKESLNIVDIASGTGHLSATINEQNKAKTVMHHLIEVDPVLQRVSIHLANFLEIPFDVYPQDAIMPLPLEDADVVVGDLPVGYYPLDDRSKEMKLGFEEGHSYSHYLLLEQAVAATRPGGFVFLIVPSQLFEGEEVKQLQKYIATETEMQAFLNFPKALFKTEQSRKSLLILQKKDPGNTRSVEVLLANIPDFKAQAQLQTFLTEVDEWMKENHSS, from the coding sequence ATGACTGAAGAAAAGAATATAATGGAAATATTATTTGAAAAACTTGATGTAAAAAGCAAAGACCTCCACGACGAAAATGGGCAAAGTTATATAGAGAACTTAGGCCTAGCAATGGAAGATATTTATATCAACCAAAGAGATTTATTAGAACAATCAACTTTACAAGAGCGTAGAAAAGCTTTTCAATTCGCTTACTTAAGTTTATTAAAAGAAGAAGTCATTCAACCTAATCATCAAATGACGCCAGATTCAATTGGATTTATATTGAGTTATTTAGTAGATGTGTTTACTAAAGAAAAGGAATCACTTAATATTGTTGACATTGCAAGTGGTACTGGTCATCTAAGTGCGACAATTAATGAACAAAATAAAGCAAAAACTGTAATGCATCATCTTATTGAAGTAGATCCTGTATTACAACGCGTGAGTATTCATTTAGCGAACTTCTTAGAAATTCCATTTGATGTATACCCACAAGATGCAATTATGCCACTACCTTTAGAAGATGCGGATGTAGTTGTAGGGGACTTACCAGTTGGTTATTATCCACTTGATGATCGTAGTAAAGAAATGAAATTAGGATTTGAAGAAGGTCATAGCTATAGTCATTATTTATTATTAGAACAAGCTGTAGCGGCGACAAGACCGGGTGGATTCGTATTTTTAATTGTTCCAAGTCAATTATTTGAAGGCGAAGAAGTGAAACAGTTACAAAAATACATTGCAACAGAAACGGAAATGCAAGCTTTCTTGAATTTCCCGAAAGCATTGTTTAAAACAGAACAATCACGTAAGTCGTTATTAATCCTACAGAAAAAAGATCCTGGAAACACTCGTAGTGTAGAGGTATTGCTAGCAAATATTCCAGACTTTAAGGCACAAGCACAGCTACAAACATTCTTAACTGAAGTTGATGAATGGATGAAAGAAAATCATTCTTCATAA
- a CDS encoding acetate kinase, with the protein MTKIIAINAGSSSLKFQLFEMPEEKVITKGLIERIGLKNSIFSISVDGEKITETLDIENHEVAVNIMLEALKKHNIINDINDIQGTGHRVVHGGELFPESALVTDEVLNKIESLTDLAPLHNPANLMGITAFRKLLPSIPHVAVFDTSFHQTMPEESFLYSLPYNFYKDFGIRKYGFHGTSHKYVSERASELLDRPLDQLRIISCHIGNGASIAAIDGGKSVDTSMGFTPLAGVTMGTRSGNLDPALIPYIMEKTGKNAEEVLNILNKESGLLGISGSSSDLRDIQQDANEGNERAKLALDVFASRIHKYMGSYATRMHGLDAIVFTAGVGENSDTVRAKVLEGLEFMGVYWDPRLNNGLHGEEAFINYPHSPVKVIVIPTDEEVMIARDVLKFGNLG; encoded by the coding sequence ATGACAAAAATTATAGCAATTAATGCCGGTAGTTCGTCTTTAAAGTTTCAATTATTTGAAATGCCTGAAGAAAAAGTAATTACAAAAGGTCTAATCGAACGAATCGGTTTAAAGAACTCAATATTTTCAATTTCAGTAGACGGGGAGAAAATTACTGAAACATTAGATATTGAAAATCATGAAGTAGCAGTTAATATCATGTTAGAAGCATTGAAAAAACACAACATTATTAATGACATCAACGATATTCAAGGTACAGGACACCGTGTTGTACATGGTGGAGAATTATTCCCAGAATCAGCACTTGTAACTGATGAAGTATTAAATAAAATTGAATCATTAACTGACTTAGCACCATTGCATAACCCAGCAAACTTAATGGGTATTACTGCATTTAGAAAATTATTACCTAGCATTCCACATGTTGCAGTGTTTGATACTTCATTCCATCAAACGATGCCAGAAGAATCATTCCTATACAGTTTGCCATATAATTTCTATAAAGATTTTGGTATTCGTAAATATGGTTTCCACGGAACAAGTCATAAATATGTATCAGAAAGAGCTTCTGAATTGTTAGATCGTCCATTAGATCAATTGAGAATTATCTCTTGTCATATTGGTAATGGTGCGTCAATCGCTGCAATTGATGGCGGTAAATCTGTAGATACTTCTATGGGCTTCACACCTTTAGCTGGTGTTACAATGGGTACTCGTTCAGGTAACCTTGACCCTGCGTTAATTCCATATATTATGGAAAAAACAGGTAAAAATGCTGAAGAAGTATTAAATATTCTTAACAAAGAATCAGGACTACTAGGTATTTCAGGTTCTTCAAGTGATTTAAGAGACATTCAACAAGATGCAAATGAAGGTAATGAACGTGCGAAATTAGCTTTAGATGTATTTGCTTCTAGAATTCATAAATATATGGGTTCTTATGCAACAAGAATGCACGGCTTAGATGCAATTGTATTTACTGCTGGTGTAGGTGAAAACTCTGATACAGTACGTGCTAAAGTATTAGAAGGATTAGAATTTATGGGTGTTTATTGGGACCCACGTTTAAACAATGGTTTACACGGTGAAGAAGCATTTATAAACTATCCACATTCACCTGTAAAAGTAATTGTTATTCCTACTGATGAAGAAGTTATGATTGCTAGAGACGTATTAAAGTTCGGTAACTTAGGTTAA
- a CDS encoding universal stress protein translates to MLSYKNILIAVDGSTESEWAFNKAVAVAKRNDAKLTIVNVVDSRSYASVEAYDTQIVNKATSFADSLLSGYKDFAESNGVTNVATKLEFGSPKTVIPKKLAVDFDVDLIMCGTSGLNAVERFIVGSVSESIVRNSPCDVLVVRTETMPEDFEPVVATQELFDEHHDK, encoded by the coding sequence ATGTTAAGTTATAAAAATATTTTAATAGCTGTAGACGGTTCTACTGAATCAGAATGGGCATTCAACAAAGCTGTTGCCGTTGCTAAACGTAATGATGCTAAATTAACAATCGTAAATGTAGTGGATTCACGATCTTATGCAAGTGTCGAAGCCTACGATACACAAATTGTAAATAAAGCTACTAGTTTTGCAGATAGTTTATTATCTGGATATAAAGATTTCGCTGAGTCAAACGGCGTTACCAATGTAGCGACTAAACTAGAATTCGGTTCTCCAAAGACAGTTATTCCTAAAAAATTAGCCGTCGATTTTGATGTAGACTTAATTATGTGTGGTACTTCTGGATTAAATGCAGTGGAACGATTCATCGTAGGTTCGGTATCTGAATCAATCGTTCGAAACTCTCCATGTGACGTATTAGTTGTAAGAACTGAAACTATGCCAGAAGATTTCGAACCTGTTGTAGCTACTCAAGAATTATTCGACGAACATCATGATAAATAA
- the ald gene encoding alanine dehydrogenase, with protein MIIGLPREIKNNENRVALTPGGVASLIGQNHVVKVETGAGIGSQFTDEDYKLSGAEIVSQEEAWQVDMVMKVKEPLKEEYKFFKKDLILFTYLHLAAEESLTDALLENEVTAIAYETVQLSDRSLPLLAPMSEVAGRMSTQIGAQFLQKTHGGIGILLSGVPGVKRGKVTIIGGGQAGTNAAKMAVGLGADVTIIDLNPTRLQQLDDLFGSTVQTMMSSPLNIEEAVVESDLVIGSVLIPGAKAPKLVTEDMVKKMKPGSVLVDIAIDQGGSFETSDRITTHDAPTYVKHDVVHYAVANMPGAVPRTSTIALNNATTPYAIQLANKGYVKACQDNEALAKGLNTIQGKLTYEEVAKAFDKPFTSYKEIL; from the coding sequence ATGATTATAGGGTTACCAAGAGAAATTAAAAACAACGAAAATAGAGTGGCGCTAACACCAGGGGGCGTAGCGAGTTTAATTGGACAAAATCATGTCGTTAAAGTTGAAACTGGCGCAGGAATCGGTTCGCAATTTACAGACGAAGACTACAAATTGTCAGGAGCTGAAATTGTAAGTCAAGAAGAAGCGTGGCAAGTGGATATGGTCATGAAAGTTAAAGAACCACTTAAAGAAGAATATAAATTTTTCAAGAAAGATTTAATCTTATTTACATACTTACATTTAGCAGCAGAAGAATCTTTAACAGATGCTTTGTTAGAGAATGAAGTGACTGCAATTGCATATGAAACAGTACAATTGAGTGATCGTTCATTACCATTGCTTGCACCAATGAGTGAAGTGGCAGGTAGAATGTCAACTCAAATAGGGGCTCAATTTTTACAAAAAACACATGGCGGTATCGGTATTTTACTATCAGGCGTACCAGGTGTTAAACGCGGTAAAGTAACAATTATTGGTGGCGGTCAAGCTGGAACAAATGCTGCTAAAATGGCAGTTGGTTTAGGTGCAGATGTAACAATCATCGATTTAAATCCAACACGTTTACAACAATTAGATGATTTGTTTGGTTCAACAGTTCAAACAATGATGTCTTCACCGTTAAACATTGAAGAAGCAGTAGTTGAAAGTGATCTTGTGATAGGATCAGTTCTTATTCCAGGCGCTAAAGCACCAAAATTAGTTACAGAAGATATGGTTAAGAAAATGAAACCAGGTTCAGTACTCGTTGATATAGCCATTGACCAAGGTGGTTCATTTGAAACATCTGATCGTATTACTACACATGATGCACCAACTTATGTAAAACATGATGTTGTTCATTATGCAGTTGCGAATATGCCAGGTGCGGTTCCAAGAACTTCAACAATCGCATTAAATAATGCAACTACACCATATGCGATTCAATTAGCAAATAAAGGATACGTTAAAGCGTGTCAAGATAATGAAGCGTTGGCAAAAGGTTTGAATACAATTCAAGGTAAATTAACTTATGAAGAAGTAGCAAAAGCCTTCGATAAACCATTCACATCTTATAAAGAAATTTTATAA